The following DNA comes from Glaciihabitans arcticus.
GGTTCCAACGCGTGGCAAGCGCCTGCAGTTCGGGCAGAGCCGCGGGCCATAGGTTGGGGCCTTCGAGGCGCCAGTAGTCCGCTTTGTCTCGCGCGCCGTCGACGGCTTCACGTTCGGGCCCGATGTCGATCTGTTCGCGCCGGTCGACCTCGTTGGCGGTCAGTTCGCCGCCGACGCGCGTGTAGCCGCGGAACTGCGGGCTGTGCACGTTCTCGAGGGCCAGCTTGTCGGCGATCGGCAGTTCGAAGAAGCGTCGGGATGTCGCGAGCAGGTCGTCCACGAGCTGCTGGTCGACCCCGTGCCCGACGAGGTAGAAGAAGCCGACCTCGTGGGTGGCCTTCAGCAGCTCGGCGCGGAACTCGGCCGCCTGTTCAGCGCCGCCCTTCAACTTCGACATGTCGAGAATGGGAAGAGACGTGAGCGCCACGGGAAAAACCTTTCGGGCAGGAAAGCGGAGGGCTCAAGTTTATCGCGGCGTCATTCTGGTGTTACGCCGCGTGCTGCCCCCGGGCTGATTGAGTAGGCCGCCCGCGGCCGCATCGAAATCAGCGAGTGACCTCATACGTCGCCACGACTATCCCTGTTGGTGACGTAAAGCTCGAAAGCACGTTCATCGGCGCGTAGGTCTCGCCGAAGAGACGCGTTCCACTGCCCAGCACCACCGGCAGGATCGTCAGGACGTAGCGATCGATCAACCCGGCGTCCGCGAGCGTGCGCACGAGCATCCCGCTGCCCAGGATGACCAACTCACCCTCGTCCGACGCTGTGAGCGCGGTGACTGCGGCAACGGGGTCGCCTTCGAGGGCGAACGAGTTCGGATGCGGCAGCTCGGGGTTGGACGTCGCCACGTGCTTGGGCGTGTTCCGCAGGATCTCCGTGAATGGGTTTGGATTCGGGTTCGACAGCCAGAAGCCGACCAGGTCGTCGTAGGTGCGGCGGCCGAAGACCATGCCGGTCACATTGCCCTGGCCGCTCATCGCGGCCATCGCCGCTTCCTGGTCTTTCATGAGCAGCTCGGCGGCCCACCCACCGCGAGAGAACCCATCGCGGGTGTCTTCATCGGGCCGACCGGGTGACTGCATCACGCCATCGAGGGACACGTTCTCTACCGCTATCAGGGTTCGCATGCGGCAACCATAGCCCCGAATGTAGACACTGTCTACATAGTGCACAACGAGCTAGGCTCGTCAACGATGAAGACCCCGAGTAAACCCCCGAGCCACTCGGCGATCTGGGCAGCCGCGACGCAGCTGTTCTCCGAGAAGGGCTTTGCCGCGACCTCGGTGCGCGATATCGGGGCGCTCGCAGGTGTCGACCCGTCGCTCGTGATCCGGCACTTCGGGTCGAAGGAGCAGCTGTTCATCGACACGATGCAGCTCGACCACAACCCGCTGCTCGAGGGTCCGATCGAGACGCTCGGCGAACGCTTCATCGACGAGATGCTCAGCGCCGACGACCAGGTCAGGTCCGTGTTCATCGCGCTGATGCGCGCGAGCGACTCCGGCGAGATCGGTTCGCAGCTACGCGCCGCCCACGAAAACTCGTTCGTTGAACCCATCAAGGGCCGTCTAGAAGGGGATGACGCCGAGCTGCGCGCGCGCCTCGCCGCCGCCCTTGTGGGCGGGCTGCTCTACAGCCTATGGGTGGTCGGCGACGAGATTCTCGCTGCCACCGACCACCGCGACATCGTACGCCGCTACGGCGCACTGCTCCAGGCGTTGATCACGCCGTAAGGGTTACTGCGCGCTCCAGCCGCCGTCCGAGGCGAGCACCGCGCCCGACACGTTCGTGCCGTCGTCGCTCAGCAGGAACGTGATCGACGCCGCGAGCTGCGCGGGCTCCGCGACCGGCGGGATCACCTCGAGCAGCGCGCCGATGCGTGACTGTCCGAGCTCCGAGGCGAAGGTGGCCTGAATGTTGGTCGCAACCGGCCCTGGAGCGACAGCGTTCACGCGGATCCCGGACTGCGTGTACATAAACGCCGAGCTCTTCGTCATGCCGATCACGGCATTCTTGGACGCCGTGTAGGCGAGTCCGGCGGCGGAGCCGCGCAGCGCCGCCTCCGAGGCCACGTTCACGATGGACCCACGGCCGGCAGCCAGCATCACGGGGATGACGGCGCGGGTGAGCCGGAACATCCCGTCAACATTGACCGCGAACACGCGCGACCAGACCGCGTCGCTGACCTCGTGCAGCGGGGTCATGTCGTCCATGATGCCGGCGACGTTCGCGAGCGCGTCGATGCGACCGTTCGCGGCAGCGACGATGCGTTCGACGCCGTCCACGCTGGTGATGTCGGCGCTCACGGTGACCACAGTGTCGAATTCGGCGGAGAGGTCGGCGAGGCGCTCGTCCGAGATGTCGACGGCGACGACCGTGCCTCCCTCGCGGGCGATTCGGGATGCCGTTGCGCGGCCGATGCCCGAGCCTGCGCCGGTCACGATGACCGTCTGGCCGTCGAAGCGGCCCGGTGTGATGCGCTCGACCCAGGCGCTCGTCTCGGTGACCTCGTCCTCCTCCTCGACGGGCACCTCGCCACCGTTGGCCTTGAGCACGAGCTCGTCGACGAGGGACTGCGGCATCTGGCCCTGGCTGAGCGCGACGAGGCGCTGCAGCGAGAACAGGCGCACCGGCTTGAGGGCCTTCTCGTCCTGTCCGGCGGCGGCCAGCATGTCGCGGATCAGAGGTCCGCCTACCGGGTGGGCGAGCCAGTCGCCGATCGAGGTCTTGCCGGTGAGCGGCTTGTCGGCCTTGGCCATGAGGGTTCCTTCCACGAAGGATCGCGGGCGGGTCCGCGGCGATCCAGCATGAGTCTGCGCCTCGTCGGGCTGCTTGTCAACTTAGTTGACACCTGCGAAGATGGGGCGATTCAAGGAGGAGTCATGACCGCGTTTCATCCCGATCTCGCACTCGGCCGGTTCATCCCGCCGCTGTCTTTTGGTCCGCGCATCGCGAAGCTGCTGACGGGCGCGAAACCGAAGGTCCCGGCCACTCCCGACGACATGTCGATTGAGGATGTCACGACCGACACCGTCTCCCTCCGCGTCTACCGGCCGCGGGCCGCGACCGGTGCGACGCCGGCCCTGTTCTGGGTCCACGGCGGCGGCTACATCCAGGGCAGCCCCGAACAGGACGAGCTCTCGAGCATCGGCTTCGCGCGCGAACTCGGCATCACGGTTGTCGCACTGCGCTACCGCCTCTCCCCCGAGCATCCCTCCCCGGCCCGCGATCGAGGATGCCTACGCCGGCCTGCTCTGGACATTCGCGCACGAGGACATCGATCCCACTCGCGTCGCGATCGGCGGGGCGAGCGCGGGTGCGGGGCTCGCTGCGGGGCTCGCCCTCTACGCGCACGACAGAGGTGAGGTCACCCCGGTGTTCCAATTGCTCGTCTACCCGATGCTCGACGACCGCACGGTCACGCGCACCGACCACGACACCCGGGGCGTGCGCGTCTGGACGCCCGGCAGCAACCGCTTCGGCTGGACGTCTTACCTCGGTCACGAACCGGGACTTCCCACTGCCAGCGAGTACGCCGCTCCCGCTCGCCGCAATGACCTCCGTGGCCTCCCACCCGCCTGGATCGGCGTCGGCACCCTCGACCTTTTCTTCGATGAGGATGTCGCGTACGCGCGTCGCCTGCTGGATGCGGGTGTGCCGTGCGACACGTTCATCGTGCCGGGGGCGTTTCACGGGTTCGACGCGCTGTTCCGCACGAAGCCGGTATCGCGTGAGTTCTGGCGCGAGCAGGCTCGCGCGCTTCGGGAGGCGCTCGCCTAACGCGTTCGAGACCTTTCGGCGGAGTGAGCTCGCCACGGCGGGTTCGAACCGCCAAAACCGGCTCCCGCTCGCGGCTTTCGGATCAACCCGCGAGTTTCGGCACGCGAGTTGGTCCGAAATCCGCGAGGCGGCACGAGCCCTGCCCTAGCGTGGGTGCATGATCCGCTGGGGTGTGACCGTCGCCGCAGCGGGACTCGCGCTCGGCGTCGCCGCCCGCTCGCTCGACCTGCTGCCCCCGCCCTTCATGTGGGAGCTCGCCGGCCTCGTCTCCTCCGTCGGGTCGTGGGGACTGTTCGCCGTGGTGATCGGGTTCGTCGCGACATCCCGCAAGCGCGCGGCCATCGGCGCCGCGACGGGTCTCGCGGCTGCTTCACTCATCTACTACGCCCTGTCGTTCGCGAGCGGACGCTGGCAGACCCAGTTCTCGGAAGCCTTCAGCGACATGCCCGACCCCGCCGTGGGGCTCGGGGTGCTGCTGCGCAGTCTGGCGCTGTGGCTGGCCGCATCTCTGGTCGGCGGTCCGGTGCTCGGGCTTGTCGGTCGCAGCATCCGCCGCGCGACTCCCCAAGCGTCAGCGTTGGTCGCCGCCGGCGCGACACTGCTTCTCAGTGCGTCCGCCGCCGTGCGGATGTGGACCTACAGCACGTTCGAGACGAGATCCGTTCTCGAAATCATCACCGTCGTGATCGGGATGACGTTCCTCGCCCTCTACGCCTTCGCGAAGCGCGGCACCTTCTCGCCGTCGACCTCCACGGTCTCCTCGAACATCGCCGCGGGGCGCACCCACAGCCCGAACTCGCCGTAGAGCGCGCGGTAGACGACGAGCGACTCCTCGGTCTCGGAGTGGGTCGCGAGACCCAGCACCTCGTAGTCGTTGCCCTTGTAGTGGCGGTAGAGCCCGCGTTCGATCACTAGCCCTGCTCGATACGCACGGTGTTGCCCGAGGGGTCGCGGAAGGCGCAGTCGCGCGGACCCCAGTCCTGGTCGGACGGCTCCTGCATCACCTCGGCGCCCGAGGCGAGCAGCTTCTCGAAGACGGCGTCCACGCTGTCGACCCGGAATGCGACGGCCGAGAGCACGCCCTTCGTGAGCAGCTCCTGCAGCGCGTCGCCGTCCTCCTGCGAGCGGCCGGCGTAGGGCGTGGACAGCACAACGCCGAGGCCCTCCTGGTCGGAGCTGCCGAGCGTCGCCCAGCGGAAACCGCCGTAGGAGACGTCGTTCTGGATCTCGAGTCCGAGGCCGTCGCGGTAGAACCCGAGCGACTCCTCCACATCGGTGACGGTCACGTGTGCGTATCGGAGTTGAATCGTCATGGGGCCACTCTAGGCAGCGGTGACGTTATCCGCTTCTCGAAATCTGCTCGATCTGCGGGGTCGCATCACGACTTTCGACGTGCAATTGGGCAGGGATGTCACACCCTCGTGCTCCCGCGCGCGGTACGCACTCGGACTCAGACCGACGATCTCGGTGAAGCGCGAGCTGAACGAGCCGAGGGACGTCGAGCCGACGGCCATGCAGGCGTCGGTGACCGTCATCCCGCCTCGCAGCAGCGACATGGCGCGCTCGATGCGACGCGTCATGAGGTAGCCATAGGGCGTCTCGCCGTACGCGGCGCGGAACTGGCGCGAGAAATGCGCCGGCGACATGAGCGCCTTCGCCGCGATGGTCGGCACGTCAAGCGGACGCGCGTACTCGCGGTCGATGAGGTCACGGGCGCGACGCAGCAGCGTCAGCATCTCCATGCGCTCAGGGGTCATGGGGTTCAGGGTAGCCCGTGGAGCTCTGTACGCAAAAGAGCCGGTTCCGGACGGATGACACTCTTCGCGAGACGTCATTCGTCCGAAACCGGCTCCTTCGTGGGGACTCAGTACGACGAGGTGTACAGCGCCTCGAGCTCGGGGGTCTTGGGGCCGCTCAGCCCGCAGCTCCAGATGTTCTCGCCGTCGGAGGCGAGCAGGTAGGTCGTTCCCGCCTCGTACATCACGCCGCCGCCGTCGGAGATCTCGGGGTTGCCCTGCAGCACCTGCACCTTGTCGTTGATCTCGCCCTTGAAGACGTTCGACACGTCGAGGTTGACGTCGCCGCCCTCGACGGAGGTCGCGGTCGCCTCGAACGCGATCGTCGCGGTCTGCATGATCTCGACGGTCGGCTCCGCGCACTTGAGCGAGGTGGCCATCGGGTCGACGACCGGGGCGGAGAACACGGTGACCGGCTCCGGTCCCGCAGTCAGGCTCGGGATGACGAACGCGCCGACTATAGCGAGCGCAGCGACACCGCCGACGAGGCCCCAGATGAGTGGAGCACGCTTGCGGGAGACGGGAGCAGAAGTTGTTGTGTCGGTCATGATGGCACCCTTCAGGGAATGGAACTGGCTGGGATCGAGTGGGGAGAGTGATGCCGCCGGGTCTGCGCTCCTGAGAACGCTCTTCAGCTCGTCATCGTTGTTCATGCGGTTTCTCCTTCCTTCACTCCTGTATGTCCCAGCACGGGGGCATCCTTTCCGATTTCCTCACGAAGTTTTGCGCGCGCCCGGTGCAGGCGGATCGTGGCCGCATTCACGCTGATGTCGAGCACCGTCGCGATCTGGCTGAGGTCGAGGTCGTCCCATGCCCAGAGCTTCACGATCTCGGCGTCCTTGCCGCGGAGTCGCGCGACCGCGTCGAGGATATAGCCGGCGTCCCCCTCCGCATGATCCCGCACGTCCTGGGGCGGGTCGACGGTGGCGATCCGGGTGAACAGGCGCCGCTGCCTGCGCTGCGAGCGCTCGGCATTGGCGAGCTGCAGCCGCGCGACGCCGATCGCCCAGGGGATCGCGTCGGCGGGAACGTCATCCAGTCGTCGCCAGAGAACCAGCAGAGTCTCGCTGGTGACATCGTCTTCGGTGGCCGGGTCGGTGCGTCGGGCGAGGTAGCGGCGCACGGGTTCGACGACGGCGCGCATCACGCGCTCGAAGTCATCGTCTCTGTTCACGGTCCCCACACGGTGTTATGTCCGGCTACGGGCCCAGTCTTTCAGATCGTTTCGACGCTCAGCGCGTGGGTTGGCGACCGGCGCGGGAGTCCGGACTCCCGCGCTCGTCGCCAGGGCACGCGCTGAACACGTGGCAGGTTCCGCGCCCCCGCACCCGTCACCAGGGCACGCGCCGAGCTACGCGCGCGATCTGCGAGCCACCCGAAGCAGCAGCGCGATCACGGTGAGCACTGCGCCGATGCCGGCCACCCACCAACCGATCACCCAGAGGGCGCCAGCGCCGATGTTCGCGTCGGGGGTATCCATGAGCACGAGCATGAGCCAGCCGGCCAGCGCACTGAGCAGGCCGAGGGCGGTGATGACAATTGCTGTCTTGAGCATGGGGTTCCTTTCCGTCAGCCGGCGAGAAGCCGACCGAAGAGCAGCGAGACCATCATGGCGATGATGACCGAGTTGAAAACGAAGGCGATGATGACGTTGCTGCGCACAACCCGCCAGGCTGTTCGGGATGAGATATCGGCGGGCACTGTTGCGGCCATGGTGGAGAGCAGCACGGCCAGGGTCAGGTAGTCGCTGAAGCGGGCCGCTTCCGGAAAGTGGAACTTCAGGTGGGGCTCGTCGTGCACGCCGGCGCCGAGGCGCAGGTAGCTCTGCGCGAAAGAGAACACCATCAGCACCCACGAACTCGCGACGGTGAGCAGCGCGAGCCCGACGTAGATCGCATCACTGCGGAACTCCGGCTGCTGCGCAACCACGATCGTGATGGCGACGGCAGCCACCGCAGCCGAGATGGTGGTGTTCGTGGCACCGGTCACCCCGAGGAACCGCTGGATCGGGCTGCGCTCGGCGCTCTCGTCCGCGACGGTCACCCGTTTCAGCAGCTCGCCGTCGAGGCGGGAGTACACGAAGGTGCTCCAGGTTGCGTAGATGGCGGTGTATACCGGCCACAGCACGAGGTACGCCGTCACGAGGAACAGCGTCGGGTCTTCATACTCGACACCCACCACACCGGCGAGGAAGAACATCACACCCGTCGCGAAGAGCGCGGACACCACGGAACTCACCGTGACTCGGAACAGGTCGGTTCTTGGCATGCGACGGGACATGCTTGGGGAGCCTACCGTTCCCGTATCGACGCTCTCTCGAACGACAGGTGATCTACCCATGTCGACGAGTCAAAACCATGGCCCAGGAACACAGTCAAGTGTTGCGCGCTATTCCTCTCCGAACCCGTCCGCGGCCATGGCTCGCACGGCCTCGACGGCGTCGGCCGCCTGCGGTCCTGTTGCCGAGATCCGGATGACGTTGCCCTGCGCCGACCCGAGCGTCAGCACCGCGATCAGGCTCGCGGCGGACACCGGACCCTTGCCCGAGGTGAGATCCTCGAGCTTCACGGCGGCGTCGAACTCCGACACGGTTTTCACCAGCATCGAGACCGGGCGCGCGTGCAGCCCCGCCGGGTTTACGAGGGTGACCTCGGCAGTGACGGCGTCGGGCTCAGTGGGTGGCTGAGCAGCTGAAGGCTGGGCAGCAGGGGCAGGACCCACCGCCCCCTGCTTGGGCTCCATCGCGCGGCTTGCCTCGCGGGCTACGTCATCCAGAGACGAACCGGCGGCAGCCAACACAACGGCGGCGACCAGCCCCTCAACGAATGGCCCATCGCTCAGTCGCACCTCGCAGTCGGACGACCGGAACTCCAGCCCCATCTCGGCGGACATCACGGCCGACCCGAGGTCCATGAAGACCAGCACGCCGTCGTCGGAGGCGACCTCGTCGATCGCGGATGCGACCCGCGTCGCATCCGTGCCGATCACGTCGTCACCGGCTCCGGCCGCGAGCGCGATGGGAGGCGGCGACGAGCCGACCATCTGCAAGGCCAGATCGACAGCCGCCTTCGCCAGCGCGGGGCTGTGCGAGACGACAACGATGCCGATCACGCGAGGGCGCCCGCGAGCGCCTCGAACAGCAGGGCCGTCGACGTCGCACCCGGATCCAGGTGACCCGCGCTGCGGTCGCCCAGGTAGCTCGCGCGACCCTTGCGGGCGACGAGCGGCTCGGTCGCATCCCTACCCGACGACGCCGCGGCAAACGCGGCGTCCCACGGAGCGGACGCAGCGGCGTCCCACGCGTCGAGCGCCGGAACCAGCGCGTCGAGCATCGTCTTGTCGCCGACTTCGGCCTTGCCACGGGCGATCACACCCGCGAGCCCGGCACGCAGCGCGGCCGAGAACTCCGCATAGGTCAACCCCGAGACGGCTCCGGCGGTGGTGCCGATGCGCAGGAAGAACGTGCCGTAGAGCGGCCCGCTCGCTCCCCCGACGGAGGTGACCAAAGTCATGCCGACGGTCTTGAACAGCTCGTCGATGGTCGCCGGCGTGCCCAGCTTCTCCATCACGGTGCCCATGCCGCGCGCCATGTTCGACCCGTGGTCGGCATCGCCGATCGCCGAGTCGAGCTCGGTCAGGTAGCTCTGCTTCTCGGTGACCAGGTCGCGAAAGCGGCCCAGCCAGTCGACGAGCTGCGCGAGTGTGACGTCGGCCACTAGACGCCCCAGCGCAGACCGGGGGTGTTGACCGGTGCGTCCCACAGCTTCAGCAGGTCGTCATCCGCCTGCAGCAGGGTGATCGAGCAGCCGGCCATGTCGAGGCTCGTGATGTAGTTGCCGACGAGGTTGCGCGCGACCTGCACGCCGGCCCTCTCGAGCAGCTTCGCGACCTCGCCGTACATGAGGTAGAGCTCGATGAGCGGCGAGCCGCCCATGCCGTTGAGCATCGCGATCACCGGCCCCTTCGTGAAGTCGAGGTCGGCGAGCACCGGCTCGACCAGCTGCTGGGCGATGGATGACGCGGGCGCAAGCGGCACGCGGTGACGCCCGGGCTCGCCGTGAATTCCCACGCCCATCTCCATCATGTCGTCGGGGATGTCGAAGGTGGGCTTGCCCGCAGACGGCACGGTACAACTCGTCAACGCCATACCCATCGAGCGGCCCGTGTCGTTCACCCGCTGCGCGAGCTCGGTGATCGCGGCGAGGTCGCGCCCCTCTTCCGCTGCCGCGCCGACGATCTTCTCGAGCAGCACCGTGACGCCCACGCCACGTCGCCCTGCCGTCCATGTCGAGTCCTCCACTGCCACGTCGTCGTTGACCACCACTGCGGCGACCTTGACTCCCGACTCGGCCTCGGCCATCTCGGCCGCCATCTCGAAGTTCATGACGTCGCCGGTGTAATTCTTGACGATATGCAGCACGCCGGCGCCGGAGTCCGCCACTTTTGTGGCCTCTTGCATCTGGTCGGGCGTTGGGGAGGTGAAGACCTCTCCTGCACAGGCGGCGTCAAGCATCCCGAAGCCCACAAAACCGCCGTGCAGGGGTTCGTGCCCGGAGCCACCGCCCGAGATCAGGGCGACCTTTCCGGGCTTCGTCGGGGATCCGCGGTAGATGATGCGGTTGGTGTGGTCGACATTCAGTTCGGGATGTGCCGCCGCAACCCCCACGAGGGAATCAGCGAGCACGGCTTCGGGGGAATTGATGAGCTTCTTCATGACTAGGCCTTCTCTACGTCGAGTGCTTCGTTGGGGGTGTGAGCTCGTCGAAGCGGGCTCAGCCACAGGATAGACCCGCCGGTTTTGAGGCGCCAGAGAGCGGCGATGCGAGAAGTCGCTAGTGCGCCGTGACAACTCCCGGTTCGTACCCGAAGCGCTCCGCCCGTACCGTCAGCGTGTACTCCGCGCGAAGGTGTCCGGCCGGCAGCACGAGGGTCTCCCCCAGCACCGGCTCGGAGCCGACGCGGGTCCACTCGAACGTGTAGGTCAGCCCGCTGGTGTTCCAGACGCCGGGCGTCGCGGTGAGCGTCGTGGTGCCGGTGATGACCGGCGCCTTGGTCGCGACCGGCGCGAGCCCGGTTGCGATCGTGAGCGCCGCCGTTTCCGCCGACACATCGAGCTTGCCGGCTTGGCGAGCAGTCACACGAACCGAGATCTCGTCGCCGGCGTGCGTCGCGAGCGGCACGTAGGTGGGGCCCGTCGCGCCGGGAATGGCGCGCCCATTGAGCAGCCACTGGATGCTCGGCACGGCCCCCTCAGACCACGCACCGGCCGTCGTGGTCAGCGTGCTGCCCACCCGAACGTTTCCGCTGAGGGCGGGCGCCCCGAGGAGCCGGATGACGTCGCCCTCGAGCACCTGCGCGGGTGCGCTCGTCGACACAACGCTGTCGTGACCGGGCTTGGTTCCCGTCGCAACCACGCGCAGCAGCAGGTTCGAGTCGTGGAGGTCGATCTCGTAGATGCCGGAGGTCTCGTTGGTGTCGACCCAGGTCGTGTCGTCGATACTCGTCTGCCAGAGATAGCTGGTCTCCACCTCGGGCTCACTGAAATGCAGCTCCGATGCGGAGACGAGGGCGCCGGGCAGCAGGTCGCCGTCCCAGAACAGGGCTGCATCCTCCTCGACGGTGAGGGGGTCACCCTCGAGGAGCGGGGCCGCGCTGTAGACGGTTGTGCTGTACCAGCCGTATACGGGCGAGGTCACGTAAATCTCGACCTGAATCTGTTGGCCGACATGCGAGGCGATGGGATCGAAGGTTGCCTGGTCTCCGGAACCGACGTGCCCGTAGTTCCAGCGATAGCTGTATTTCCAGTCGGAGTGCGGGGTCTGCGGAAGGTCGTGGAAGGGCTCCGGATCGGCCAGCGACAGTGTCTCGCCTAGTTTGGTACCCACGATCGTCGTGGGGGTTGCCACGAGAGAGGTCGACCGCCTCTGCGCGACGGCGACAACCTCGACGTCTGCATAACCGGGCGCGCTCACCGTGACCACGGCATAGATGGCCTTGCCCTGGTCTTCGGGCTGCATCGTGTAGAAGCTCCCGCTTGCACGCTCGGTGTCCTCCACGAACCAGCGCGGGTTGCTCCGGATCGCCCAGTTGGGCAGATCGCTGCTGAAGACCGAGACCTTGCCGATGTTCGACGGTCCCGCGGTCACAGCACTATGGACGCGAGCGCTGAAATCGCCTTCGACAAGCCGAACGGGGAGCGAACTCGTAGTGACACTCGGGTAGCCGGGTCGCTGCCCGACCGTCGTGAAGCGCAGGTAGCTTTCGCCGCCCGCCCAGTCGACTGTCGAAGGGTAGTAGGACGTCTGGTAGTAGTCGGTGTAGCCGTGTGGGTTGCCCCACACCGCGGTCGGGCTCGTGCAGTCCAGGACACAGAGTTCCCAGTACCTGTTGATCGCCTCGATCTCGACGCCGAATGAAGCCTGCGTGCCGAGCGCGATCCCGCCCATCATCACCGAACCTGTCTCGGTGACCACGGTCGGCCGACTGAGCACCGGGATGACGTTCTTCGGCACGATCGTCACGATGTCGGACACCGCGCGCGCTGCCGTGTACCCGGCCTTGGTTGCCGTTTCGACGACGTAGATGCGTCCCTTGGCGTACGCGGCAGGGGTTGCGTAATAGGCGAGCGTCGCTCCGGGGATCTTCGCGAAGGAGGCCGCCGGCGTCGACGCCGTGCACTTCGGCAGCGCGCATCCGTACCACTGGTAGCTCACCTTGGCACCGAAGCTCTGCCAGGCGAAGTCGTACGACGGATAGAGCCGCGTGCCGACGACCGTGGATCCCTCGAGGGTGATGGTCGGCGTCAGCTCGGCGAGGCCAGTGCGCGTCACGACCGTGCCCGCGGCAACCGTCTTCACGGCGTTGCCGGTACGAACCGAACGCGCGGTGACGGTGACGCTGAGCAGGGAGCCGACATCTGCCGCGGTGGGCTTGTAGCTCGCGAGCGTCGCACCCTTGATCGTCACCGCCTTCGCCTTGCCGACCTTGCGCAGCCACTGGTAGCCGTAGCTGACCGAGTCGCTCGGGTCGTCGACTTCCCAGGTGCTTCCGGATGCCACGAGCTCCTGCCCCACG
Coding sequences within:
- a CDS encoding dihydrofolate reductase family protein; the protein is MRTLIAVENVSLDGVMQSPGRPDEDTRDGFSRGGWAAELLMKDQEAAMAAMSGQGNVTGMVFGRRTYDDLVGFWLSNPNPNPFTEILRNTPKHVATSNPELPHPNSFALEGDPVAAVTALTASDEGELVILGSGMLVRTLADAGLIDRYVLTILPVVLGSGTRLFGETYAPMNVLSSFTSPTGIVVATYEVTR
- the dhaM gene encoding dihydroxyacetone kinase phosphoryl donor subunit DhaM, whose translation is MIGIVVVSHSPALAKAAVDLALQMVGSSPPPIALAAGAGDDVIGTDATRVASAIDEVASDDGVLVFMDLGSAVMSAEMGLEFRSSDCEVRLSDGPFVEGLVAAVVLAAAGSSLDDVAREASRAMEPKQGAVGPAPAAQPSAAQPPTEPDAVTAEVTLVNPAGLHARPVSMLVKTVSEFDAAVKLEDLTSGKGPVSAASLIAVLTLGSAQGNVIRISATGPQAADAVEAVRAMAADGFGEE
- a CDS encoding helix-turn-helix domain-containing protein, whose amino-acid sequence is MTPERMEMLTLLRRARDLIDREYARPLDVPTIAAKALMSPAHFSRQFRAAYGETPYGYLMTRRIERAMSLLRGGMTVTDACMAVGSTSLGSFSSRFTEIVGLSPSAYRAREHEGVTSLPNCTSKVVMRPRRSSRFREADNVTAA
- a CDS encoding alpha/beta hydrolase fold domain-containing protein, with the translated sequence MSHCATASPPSIPPRPAIEDAYAGLLWTFAHEDIDPTRVAIGGASAGAGLAAGLALYAHDRGEVTPVFQLLVYPMLDDRTVTRTDHDTRGVRVWTPGSNRFGWTSYLGHEPGLPTASEYAAPARRNDLRGLPPAWIGVGTLDLFFDEDVAYARRLLDAGVPCDTFIVPGAFHGFDALFRTKPVSREFWREQARALREALA
- a CDS encoding DUF6518 family protein; its protein translation is MIRWGVTVAAAGLALGVAARSLDLLPPPFMWELAGLVSSVGSWGLFAVVIGFVATSRKRAAIGAATGLAAASLIYYALSFASGRWQTQFSEAFSDMPDPAVGLGVLLRSLALWLAASLVGGPVLGLVGRSIRRATPQASALVAAGATLLLSASAAVRMWTYSTFETRSVLEIITVVIGMTFLALYAFAKRGTFSPSTSTVSSNIAAGRTHSPNSP
- a CDS encoding RNA polymerase sigma factor; translated protein: MNRDDDFERVMRAVVEPVRRYLARRTDPATEDDVTSETLLVLWRRLDDVPADAIPWAIGVARLQLANAERSQRRQRRLFTRIATVDPPQDVRDHAEGDAGYILDAVARLRGKDAEIVKLWAWDDLDLSQIATVLDISVNAATIRLHRARAKLREEIGKDAPVLGHTGVKEGETA
- a CDS encoding DUF1653 domain-containing protein; its protein translation is MIERGLYRHYKGNDYEVLGLATHSETEESLVVYRALYGEFGLWVRPAAMFEETVEVDGEKVPRFAKA
- a CDS encoding VOC family protein — its product is MTIQLRYAHVTVTDVEESLGFYRDGLGLEIQNDVSYGGFRWATLGSSDQEGLGVVLSTPYAGRSQEDGDALQELLTKGVLSAVAFRVDSVDAVFEKLLASGAEVMQEPSDQDWGPRDCAFRDPSGNTVRIEQG
- a CDS encoding TetR family transcriptional regulator — encoded protein: MKTPSKPPSHSAIWAAATQLFSEKGFAATSVRDIGALAGVDPSLVIRHFGSKEQLFIDTMQLDHNPLLEGPIETLGERFIDEMLSADDQVRSVFIALMRASDSGEIGSQLRAAHENSFVEPIKGRLEGDDAELRARLAAALVGGLLYSLWVVGDEILAATDHRDIVRRYGALLQALITP
- a CDS encoding SDR family NAD(P)-dependent oxidoreductase, which translates into the protein MAKADKPLTGKTSIGDWLAHPVGGPLIRDMLAAAGQDEKALKPVRLFSLQRLVALSQGQMPQSLVDELVLKANGGEVPVEEEDEVTETSAWVERITPGRFDGQTVIVTGAGSGIGRATASRIAREGGTVVAVDISDERLADLSAEFDTVVTVSADITSVDGVERIVAAANGRIDALANVAGIMDDMTPLHEVSDAVWSRVFAVNVDGMFRLTRAVIPVMLAAGRGSIVNVASEAALRGSAAGLAYTASKNAVIGMTKSSAFMYTQSGIRVNAVAPGPVATNIQATFASELGQSRIGALLEVIPPVAEPAQLAASITFLLSDDGTNVSGAVLASDGGWSAQ
- a CDS encoding DUF1345 domain-containing protein; translation: MPRTDLFRVTVSSVVSALFATGVMFFLAGVVGVEYEDPTLFLVTAYLVLWPVYTAIYATWSTFVYSRLDGELLKRVTVADESAERSPIQRFLGVTGATNTTISAAVAAVAITIVVAQQPEFRSDAIYVGLALLTVASSWVLMVFSFAQSYLRLGAGVHDEPHLKFHFPEAARFSDYLTLAVLLSTMAATVPADISSRTAWRVVRSNVIIAFVFNSVIIAMMVSLLFGRLLAG
- the dhaL gene encoding dihydroxyacetone kinase subunit DhaL: MADVTLAQLVDWLGRFRDLVTEKQSYLTELDSAIGDADHGSNMARGMGTVMEKLGTPATIDELFKTVGMTLVTSVGGASGPLYGTFFLRIGTTAGAVSGLTYAEFSAALRAGLAGVIARGKAEVGDKTMLDALVPALDAWDAAASAPWDAAFAAASSGRDATEPLVARKGRASYLGDRSAGHLDPGATSTALLFEALAGALA